The genomic window TGCTCGCCGTGGACCACCGCTCGCTCACCGAGGAGCCCGCGCGGCTCGTGTTTCAGATTCTCCAGCGCTCCGGGCGGGGCCGGGCCGCGCGCCAGGTGGCCCGGACCTCGCTGCACCAGGAAGTGCGGGGCCCCTTGAGCCCCGCGTCCCGTCCCATCTGGGAGGCCACCTGGCCGCTCGCGTACCGCTCCATCATCGAGCGTCAGGCGAAGGCGGCCCGCGTGGACCCGGACCTGCTCCAGGGGCTCATCCGCGAGGAGAGCCGGTTCAACCCCCGGGCCCGTTCCTCCACGGGCGCGCTGGGGCTCGCGCAGCTCATGCCCGCCACGGCGCGCGAGGTGGCCGCCTCGCTCCAGGTTCCGTGGGTGTCCGAGCAAGTGCTGTTGCAGCCGGCCGACAACGTCCGGCTGGGCTCCGCCTACCTGGGCCAGCTGCTCAAGCGCTTCGGCGGCAACCCGGCGTTCGCGGTGGCCGCCTACAACGCGGGCCCCATGGCGGTGGAGCGCTGGCAGCGGGCCCTGCCGCAGGCGGAGCTCGACGAGTGGGTGGAGCACATCGCCTTCGAGGAGACGCGCGAGTACGTGAAGCGCGTGCTGGGCAGCTACAGCGCTTACAAGCTGCTCTACACCTCCGAGCCCCCGCTGCTGCGCATCTCCTCTCCGCAGATGACCGGAATGTAAATGTAGAGGTGGCGGAGGAACTGTTCAGTCGGTGAATCACTCCGCCGCCCCGCGTGGCAATCCGCGCGGGAATCGGTCGAAGTGCTTCACCGGGAGGGGGGAGAAGTCCATGTTCGTACGCGTCCAGGCTCGTGCGGCAGCCTTGTCTGCCGTGCAGCGAATCGAGCAGACGCGGGCCCGTGCTCAGCTCATGTCCGTGGTCGAGCGCCTCAGCCGGGGACCCGTGGATTGGAATGACGTGGACGCCGCCTTCGAGCGCCTCTCCGAGAGCTACGGGCGCGGCGGCCCTGCTTCGCTCCAGGACGCGATGCGGACGGTCGCCGCGCTCGCGGCCCTGCGCAATGGTCTGGGCGCGCCCCTGGACGCCTGGAGCGCGACGCGGCGGAAGTTCGAGACAGGCTTGCGGCAGGCGAGCGCCTTCTTCAATGAGCGCGAGAAGGAGCGCCTCGGTGCCGTGGCCGCGGGGCTGGCCCACGCGCGCACGGCGAGCACGGAGCCCGTCCGGGCACGCACGAGCGGGGAGGTGCTTCCCGAGAGCCTCAAGGCCCTGGTGGTGCTGTTCGGCGGCGTGGCGAAGCCGCAAGACGGAGATGCGCCCCGGGTGGCGGCGGCCCGGCGGTCCCTGGGCGCGCTCAAGATTGCCTTGGCCTTCATGACGGAGGAGGGGGCCGGGGGCGCCACGTGGGTGGCCTCCGAGTACAGGAGGGCGGCCACGAACCTCGTGAAGGCGGCCTCGGGCGGTGGGGCGTCCGCCGAGTTCCACTTCGTGGTGGATGGCATGGCGAGGCTGGAGCGCGTGGCGGCCCTCTTCGGGTTTCCGTCCCAGGAGATCCGGTTGATGGACAGCCTCTCCCGGGCCGTCACCGGCAAGGATCTGCATGGCAAGAAGGTGAGCGTCCGGGACTGGGCCCTGGCGCTGGCGGGCCTTCCGGAGCGGATCCAGGGTGTCACCGGGGGCGCGGTGCTCGCCGCCCGGTTCTGGCCCGAGGTGTCCCAGGCCTTCGAGGGCTTTTCCAGCCGGGTGCCTTCCTCGCTGCGGCCCGTGGTGCGGGAGGCTTTCCTGCAGGTGAGGACCCTGGCGGAGAACGCTTACTGGCCCGCGCGGCGGAGCCCGGGGGGAGCGCTCATCTCCCAGCACCTGGGAGGCACTCCGCAGGAGATGAAGGAGTCGCTTCAGCAGCTCCCGCTCGGCGAGGGCAATGCCCGCCAGGTGCTCGAGGGGCTGCTGTCCCGGTTCTTCGACAAGGGCGGCATCCCGTCCATGCCGGCGCTGGATGCGCAGAAGAACTGGGAGAAGTTCCTCTCGCTCAAGCTCACGGAAGGGGACTGGCAGATCCTGGAGTCGCTCCACCGGTCTCCGGACAACCAGGACCTGAACTTCATGGCCCAGAGCCTGGCCCTCAAGGTGCGCTCGTTCGCCGTCCTGTTCATCGACCTGGAGCGGTGTGCCGTGAGGGACCGGTAGCGGCGGGCCCGGCCTTCAAGCGCGGAAGATTTCGGTCCGCCCGGCCGAGTGGAAGAGGATGCACTCCACCTCAGGTGCCTCGGAGAGCTGCCGCAGGCAGAAGGCGCGGGCCTCCTCGGCGGAATCGAAGACGTGGTAGGGGGGAGGGCCCGTGGAGAGAAACCGCTCTCCGTTCTGGGCCAGCACGATGCCGGTGGCCACTTCGGCACGGACGACCCAGACCTGTCCTGGGCGAAGGTTCGCGGGCTCCTTCACGTGTGCACCTGCTCCTGCCAGCGGGGAAGGAAGTCCTGGGAAGAGGGCGCCGGTGGATGCTCCGGCGCCCCCTGCCAGGATTACTGCACCTGGGCGGCCGCGCAGGCGTCCTTGTAGGCGCCCTCGCAGATCTGCTCGGCCTTCCAGAAGCCGTCGGCCACCACCGTGCTCTTCACGTTGTCCTTCGTGACGGTGCCCGCCGTCAGGAGGATGGAGGGCACGTCCTTCTGGCCGTTGTTCACCTTGCCGTTGACCTTGTCCGCGGCGGGCTGGCCGCCCTTGGCGAGCGCCACCGCCACCTCGGCGGCCGCCTCGGCCTCCAGCTTCATGGCCTTGTAGATGGTCATGTACTGCTCACCAGCGACCACGCGCTGGATGGCGGCCAGCTCCGAGTCCTGGCCCGTGACGGGAGGCAGCGGGTTGAAGCCCGCGGCCTTCATCGCCGCGATGGCACCGCCCGCCATGCCATCGTTGGCCGCGTACACGCCGACGATCTTGTCCTTGCCCAGCTTGGTGATGGCCTGCTCCATCTGCTGCTGGGCCTTGTCCGGGCTCCAGTCCGGCGTGTCGTACTCGGCGCCAATCACCAGGCCGCTGCCGTCGATGACGCTGTGCGCGCCATTCTTGTAGAGCTTGGCGTTGTTGTCCGTGGGCGAGCCGTTGATCACCACGATGGTGCCCTTGTCCTTGCCATCCGCCTTGAGCTTGTCCACCAGCGCCTGGCCCTGGAGCTGGCCGATCTTCTCGTTGTCGAACGAGATGTAGTAGTCCACGTCCGCGTTGAGGATCAGCCGGTCATAGCTGATGACCGGGATCTTCGACTGACGGGCGCGCGCCACCACGGAGCCCACCGAGAGCGAGTCCACGGGATCCAGCACCAGCACGTTGGCGCCGTTGGTCAGCGCCGCCTCGGCCTGGTTCTGCTGCTTGGCCGCGTCCTGGTCCGCGTTGCTGTAGATGATCCGGCATTCGGCGCAGAGCTCCTTCACCTTGCGCTCGAAGTACGGCCGGTCGAAGGACTCGTACCGCATCGTCTTCGACTCGGGCAGGAGCAGCGCGATGGTGGGGGCTGCACCGGCTGGCTTGGCGGCGGTGTCCCCCGCGGTCCCCTCGGGCTTCTTGTCGCTCTTGCACCCCGTGCCCGCGAGCATCAGGGCGGCCAGCACAGCCGAGGAGCGCAGCTGAAAGACAGTGGATCGGCGGTTCATGTATTCCTCACTTCCCGAGCAGCTCGATCTCCGCCAGCTGGGTGATCGAGTCACCGTGGGTCTCGTTGATCTGCAACCGGTAGTGACTGTAGGGCGTGTTGTGGGACAGCGCGAATCCTCGGGTCTGGTACCGCCACGGGAAGTCCTGGCCTGTCCGCGTATCCAGGGTGACCCAGGTGGCGCCGTCGTTCGAGGCCTGGAGCGTCCAGGCCTTTGGATCCCGGCCGGGGAAGTCATTGGCGGACGTCAGGGTGTACATCTTCACCGTCTTCGCCCCGCCCGTGAGCTGGTAGCGGATCCACGGGGTGGACTGGAAGGCGAGCCACTTCGTCTGCGAGTTGTCGTCGAAGCCCTGCGCGGCGCCCTCGCCGCTCGCCGCGTTGTCCGCGCTGGCGGTCACCGTGCCGCCCTTGGCGACGTCGGCGAGCGGCTGCGGCACGGAGCTGCCCGTGGTGATGGACGGGGGCAGATCGCCGCTGGCCGAGCCCCAGTTCGTCGCGGAGGCGCCCATCGTGAAGTTCAGGGTGGCGCCGCCCGCAAGCGCGCTGTGCGGCAGGTAGTTGCGGGTGTACGGCTGCCCGTTCAGGGTGACGCTCTGGATGTAGCGGTTGGTGTCGCTGACGCCCGGGGCGTTGATGACGAGGTCCGCGCCGTTCTCCAGGTGCACGGTCATCTTGGTGAAGAAGGGGGCGCCCACCGCGTACTCGGGCCGGCCCATGCTGACCGGGTAGAAGCCCATGGCGCTGAAGAGGTACCACGCGGACATCTCGCCGTTGTCCTCGTCCCCCAGGTAGCCGTACCCGTTGGTGAGCCCGGACTGGTACTGGGTGTTGAGGATGTTCCGCACGCGCTCCTGGGTCCGCCATGGTGTGCCCGCGTAGTTGTACATGTACGGCGTGTGGTGCACGGGCTGGTTGGAGTGGGCGTACTGCCCCATGTTCACGTCGTAGCCCTCCTTCATCTCGTGGATGACGCCGCCGTAGCAGCCCACGTCGTAGTCGCGCGGCGCCTCGAACAGCGCATCGAGCTTGTTGGCCAGGCCGCTGCGGCCCGAGTAGAGGTTGGCGAGCCCCTGCCCATCCTGCGGGGCGAGCACGGCGTAGTGCCAGGCGTTGCCCTCGGTGTACTCGCATCCCCAGCGGTTGGCCTTGAAGTCCGCGTCCGAGGTCCGCCACGAGCCGTTCGCGTTCTTGCCCCGGAAGAAGCCGACCGAGGGCGAGAAGAGGTGGACGTAGTTGAGCGAGCGGTTCAGGTAGTACTGCGCGTCCTCGGTCTTGCCCAGCGCCTGGGCGAGCTGCGCGATGCCGAAGTCATTGAGGTAGCCCTCCAGGGACCAGGAGGTGGACTCGCCCACGACGTCCTGCGGCGTGTAGCCCAGGAAGATGGAGCGGTGCATGCCCTTGCGGCCCCGGGCCGGATCGCTGCTGTAGGTCGCCGCGTTGCGCACCATCGAGTCGTAGGCGGCCGGGACGTCGAAGTTGCGCACGCCCTTGAGGTAGGAGTCGGCGAAGATGACGTCCGAGTTGGTGCCCACCATGATGTTGGCGTAGCCGGGCGCCGACCAGCGGGTGACCCAGCCGCCGTCCTTGTAGCCGTTGACGAACCCGTCGAGCATCTCGCCCGTCTTGGTGGGCACGAGCAGCGTGTACAGCGGCCAGGTGGTCCGGTACGTGTCCCAGAAGCCATTGTTGACGTAGATCTTGCCCGTCTTCACCGGGTGGCCGCTCGCGTAGGGGCTCGCGTAGGTGGGCGTGCCGTTCACGTTCTCCCAGGCGGAGTTCGGGTAGAGGAAGGCCCGGTACAGGTTGGAGTAGAGGATGGTCTTCTGATCCTCCGAGGCGCCCTCCACCTCGATCTTGCCCAGCACGGCGTTCCAGGCGTTCTGGGCCTCCTGCTTCACGGTGTCGAAGCTCTTGGAGCCGATCTCCTGCGCGAGGTTGGACTGGGCCTGCGCCACGCTGAGGAAGGAGGTGGCGAGCGACATCGTCACTTTCTCGCCCGCCACGGTGTTGAAGCGCACCCACGAGGTGACGGCGCGCTGGCCCGTGACGTTCGCTGAGTCGGCGATCGCCTTGCTGAACTTGGCGTAGAAGTACATGCGCGGCGCGGGGCCCCAGCCGGTCGCATGGTCCGTGTAGCCAGAGATGCTGCCGTTGGTCCGGTCGATGGAGAGCGAGCCCCCCACGCCGTTCACGGTGTCGAACAGCAGGTAGGAGGCGGAGCTTGGGAAGGTGAAGCGCCAGGAGGCCGCGTGGTCCGTGGGGGCGATCTCGGTCTGGATGCCGTTGTTGAACTTCACGCTGTAGGCGTGGGCCCGGGCCACCTCGTTGGCGTGGCTGTAGGCCGCGGCCCGCGCCGCGCGATCCACCGTCACCGCGCCCGTCTGGGGCATGACCTGGAAGGTCTGCCGGTCGCCCATCCACGGGCTCGGCATGTGGCTGATGGTGAAGGCCTGGATGGAGCCGCGGGTGTAGTCGTAGATCCAGCTCGTCGAGTTCGCGTCCGTCATCGGCGTCCAGAAGTTGAAGCCGAAGGGCACCGCCGTGGCCGGGAACGTGTTGCCCCGGGAGTAACCGCCCCCCGAGTTGCTGCCGCGCAGCGCGTTCACGTAGTCCGACGGGAGCGCCAGGGCCTGCTGCGCCCAGAGGGGCCCGAGCAGCATCAGCCCGAGGGCCTTCCAAGTGTGCCGTTGAATCACCACTGCACCGCCTTTCGTGAGGAGAACTCGACCGAAAGGCGCGGAATACCACGGATTCTATGAAAATCAATCCAGGCCGGTTTTCCCGATCGACCAGTACGCCTTCGTCTGGAGGGGTGGGGTGAGGCCGTCGGCGCGCAACTTCGCCCGGAGCGCCTGGATGGACTGGGCCTTGCCCGTCATGACGAGGCGGGCCTCCTTGCGTGCCTGGAGCACCCCCTTGAGCCGCTCGTGGACTTCCGCGAGGTGCGCATCGCCCGCCGAGCGCTCCACGTCCGAGCCCTCGAAGCCGAATGTGCTCAGGGCCTCGGCGGCCTCCGCGCGCCGGGTGACTTCGAAGACGCACGTCAAATCCTTCTGGGCCTGGGCCTGCTTCAGCGCATGGGCCACGCCGATCGACGTCTCGTCCCCGAAGAGGAGGATGGGCGCGGCGGGCTCCTGGAGCGACAGGGAGCGCCGGGGACCGAAGAACTGAACCCGGGTGCCTTCCCGCAGCGCCCGGCCCCACGCGGCGCCCGGGGCGTCGCCGTGCAGGTAGATGAGGAAGGCCGTGGTGCCCTTCTGCGCATCCCACGCCAGAGGGGTGTAGGTCCGCATGCCGGTCTCGGGCAGGAAGACCTGCACCTTGTCGCCGGCCTCCCAGGAGAGGCCCCGAAGCGCGGGGCCTTCGAAGTCGATCTGGCGAAAGCGCGGGGACAGCTCGCGGATGCCCACCACCGAGGCGTCATGGAACATGAACCGTCCCAGGGCGCTCCCAATCAATGCCTTCACGGATGCCATCGCGCGTCTCCTTCTGGAAGAGGAGGGGAGGATGCCTCCGGCGCCCCCTGGACTTCAGTGAAGTATTCTTAAGTGCACGGTGGGGAATTTCGTGGAAAGAAGGAAGGTTCCCCGCCCCGCCGCGGGGTAAGTTCCCGCCCGGCATCCGATGCGGAAATGGCTCTTCATAGGGGCGTCGTCCGTCCTGGCAGTCGTGTGTGTGGCCTTGCTCTGGCCCAGCGCCGGCCCCCCGCCCCCGCCGGCCGTTTCGGCCCCCTCCGCGCCCCGGACGCTTCCCCAGTTTCAGTCCGTGGAGGTCTCCTCCGGTGAGTCCGAGGGGCTGACGCTGACCGGCCGGGTGCTGGAGCCCTCGGGCCGCCCCGTCGCTGGTGCCGAGGTGTTCCTCGCGGCCAGTGCCCAGAAGACCCTCACCTCCGTGCGCTGCGATGAGTGTGGCCAGGCGCTCCTGGCCTGCCCGGCCCACGAGAGCAGCGTCCACGCCCTGGCCTTCTTTGAGCAGCAACAAGGCTTCCTCACGCCCCGGGCCAGCGTGCGCACGGATGCGGACGGGAAGTTCCGCTTCGAGCGGCTGGCGGGGGTGTCGTTCTCGGTGTGGGCGAAGGCGCCGGGGTTTGGCGCGGCCATGCGCGAGCGGGCCGCCCCGGGCGAGGCCGTGGAGCTGTACCTGCCCACGCTGCGCACCATCCAGGGGCAGGTGGTGGATGACGCGGGCCGGCCGGTGCCGGGGGCGCGCGTCCACGCCGTGTCCCGCCGCACCGCGCTGCCTTACGAGGCGAAGGCGGCGGGGCAGGGGATGTTCACGCTGGATGGGCTGGGCGAAGGGCCCTTCTATGTGCTGGCCAGCGCGCCGGGGTTCCTGCCCGCGGTGGCGCAGCAGGTCGAGGCCGGGCCGCAGACGGTGCGCCTGCGGCTGACGCCCGCCCGGACGCTGGAAGTGCGGGTGACGAAGGATGGGGCGCCCGCGGCGGCCAAGGTCCGGCTGAAGGGAGACCACCTCGCGCGGGAGGCTCGCGCGGAAGGGGCTCCCGCCCGGTTCACGGGCCTGTTTCCGGATGAAGTCGTGGTCACCGCCGAGGCGGGCAGCCTGGGCTCCGCGCCGCGCATCATCACGCTGGGCGAGCTGGTGACGCAGGTGACGCTGGAGCTGGAGGAGGCGGGCCGGTTGCTCGTCACCGTGGTGGATGAGGCCGGTGAGCCCGTGCCTCAGCCCGAGGTGACGTTGCGCACCAACAAGGGCGAGGTGATCCGCCAGGAGAAGGCGCAGACGGGCGCGCTCGTGGAGCTGGGCCCGCTGGGCGTCGGGGATTACACGCTGGTGGGCCACGCGGAGGGCTTCCGCGACGTGGAGCTGCCCGCGCGGGTGAAGGCCGGGGAGACGTCCCTGGAGCTGGAGATGACGCGGGCCACGCTGATCTCCGGCCAGGTGATGGACGAGTACGGCCGGCCCGCGCCCGGGGTGTCGGTGCTGGTGCAGCCCACCGGGGACGCGGTGCTGGCGGATGCGGACGGCCACTTCTCCGCCCCGGTGCCGACGCCCGGGTTGTACGAGCTGCACGCGCACCACTCGGAGTGGGGCGGGGGGCGGCTGAAGGTGACGGCGCCCGCGTCCAACGTGCGGCTGGAGCTGGAGCCCGCCGCCGCCATGGAGATCACGGTGAGCGCCGAGGGCCGGCGCGTGGAGGGCGCGGATGTCGTCCTCTGGATCGAATCCCAGGGCATCTTCCGCAGTGACCGGCCCTCCGGCCCGGATGGCGTGGTGCCCATGCGGGGGCTCCCGGGGGGCTCCTACTGGATGGTGGCCTCTCATCCGGACTACCAGCCCTCGGAGCGGCAGCAGGTGAAGGTGGAGGATGGGCAGACGCTGAAGCTCACCGCGGAGCTGCGCCCGGGGGCCATGCTCTCGGGGGACGTGGTGGATGATCAGGGCACGCCGGTGTCCGGCGCCACGCTCGTGGTGGTGCCGCGCGGCTCGGAGCCGGTGGCCAGCGATGCGCGGGGGCATTTCGAGATCCGCGCCCTGAAGCCGGACCGCACCTACCGGGTGGAGGCCCGCCACCCGGGGTATGACCAGGAGACGCCCGTTGATGGCCGCCCCGGCGGGGACGCGGTGAAGGTGGTGCTCAAGCGCCGCCCGCTCTTCCGGGGCCGCGTGCTGAGCGAGGATGGCTCCCCGCTGAAGCGCTTCCGGCTGGACGAGCACGAGGTGTCCAGCCCCGATGGCCGCTTCGAGCTGGCGCTGCCCACGGCGGGCGATCGCCTCATCGTCTCGGTGGAGGCCGCGGGCCACGAGCCCCGGATGGTGGACCGGCCGGTGACGCCCGACCTGGGAGACCTGGTGCTCCAGAAGGCGCCGACCCTGTCGGGCCTGGTGCGTGACGAGGGCGGTGCGCCCACCCCGGATGCGGTGGTGACGTGTGACGTGTGCGACGAGTCCGTGCTCTCCGGCCCGGATGGACGCTTCACCCTGGCGAGCCCTCCGTACGTGGCGCAGTACTCGGTGTCCGCGCGCAAGGGCCGGTTGACGGCCACGCGCACCGTGCCCCGGCAGAGCCCGGAGCAGGTGGAGCTGACGCTGCGGCCCGCCACGCGCGTGTCGGGCACCGTCTTCCTGCCGAATGGCCAGGTGGCGGCGGGCTTCCAGCTGGAGGGCGTCAACGCGGACCGCGGCGAGCCCGTCACCATCGTGACCGGGCCCGATGGGCGCTACAGCGTGGAGCTGTCCCCGGGAAGCTACCGGTTCATGCTGGGCTCCCAGCGGGAGTTCGCCGGCGAGCCCGCGCTGCTGGTGCGCATTGGCGGCGCGGAGCAGCGGCTGGACATCGGGCCCGCGCCGGGCTCGGCGCCGCTCACCGTCCTGCTCCAGCCGGACCGGGGCAAGGCGCTCTGGGTGGTGGCCGGGGAGGTGGGGTCCGTGGGCAGCCCTCCCACGGAGCTGCTGCGGGCCGCCTACGGGCAGATGATCTACCAGCCGAGGACGGAGCGGATCACCCTGTATGGGCTGCCTCCTGGCAGCTACACGCTGGTGTGGGCCAACTTCCACTCGGAGACACCCGAGGGGCCCGTCATCCGCACGGTGCGCATTCCCAGCCCGGCGGAGGTGTCCCTGGTCCGCTGAGCCCTGCGGCGCGGTTGCGAGCCTGCCCGTCGGCGCGTAAGGAAGTCCCATGGACGTCTCGTCATTGCAGGGCCGCCGGGTAGTCGTGGGGGTAGGGGGTGGCATCGCGGCCTACAAGGCGTGCGAGCTGGTACGGGAACTGGGACGGGCGGGCGCGCAGGTGCGGGTGGCCATGACAGCCGCGGCGCAGCAGTTCGTCACGCCGCTGACCTTCCAGGCACTCAGCGGGCATCCGGTGCTCACGGATTACTTCGATCCCTCCCAGGAGGGGAACTTCGGGCACCTGGATCTGGCGCGCTGGGCGGAGCTGTTCCTGGTGGTGCCCGCGACGGCGGACCTGCTGGCGAAGCTCCGCATGGGCATGGCCGGGGACGCGGTGACGACGTCCTTGCTGGCGTTCCGGGGGCCCGTGGTGGTGGCCCCCGCGATGAACGTGGCGATGTGGGACAACCGGCGGACGCAGGAGAACCTGGCGGAATTGCTCTCGGATCCGCGCTTCACGAGCGTCGGGCCGGGGGCGGGGCTGCTGGCCTGTGGGGACGTGGGCGAGGGGCGGCTGGCGCCGGTGCCGGACATCGTCCTGGCGGCGGCGGCGCGGTTCGGCAAAGGGCCCCTGGCGGGCCAGAAGGTGCTGCTGACGGCGGGGCCCACGCGCGAGTTCCTGGATCCGGTGCGGTTCATCTCCAACCCCTCGACGGGGAAGATGGGGCTGGCGCTCGCGGAGGCCGCGCGGACGATGGGGGCCCAGGTGACGGTGGTGCTCGGCCCGGTGGGGGCGGTGGACCGGACCGGGCTGGAGGTGGTGGACGTGGTGAGCGCCGAGGAGATGGCGCGCGAGGTGCTCGCCCGGGTGCGGGAGGCCGACTGGTTCATTGCCTCCGCGGCGGTGAGCGACTGGCGGCCGGAGACGCGGGCGCCCCAGAAGGTGAAGAAGGGGGAGAAGCCCGAGGTGCTGACGTTGGTGCGCACGCCGGACGTGCTCGCGGAGGCCTCGCGGCTGGTGGCCGGCGGCCCCCGGCGGCCCGTGCTGGTGGGGTTCGCGGCGGAGACGGAGCGGGTGCTGGAACACGCCCGCGAAAAGTTGGAGCGGAAGGGGTTGGATGCCATCGTCGCCAACGATGTGACGGTGGCGGGGGCGGGCTTCGGGACGGAGACCAACCAGGTGTCGGTGCTGACGCGCGCGGGGACCCGGCAAGACCTGTCGGGCACCAAGCGGGACGTCGCCCGGAGCATCCTGGAGTTGCTCCTGTCCCTTGCTCCCGCTCCAGCCAGGCATGTGCCTCCGGGGCGCTGAAGAGATGCATGAGGTTGGCAAGAAGGAAGCCTACCCATAGGATGGGATCGTGAACGAATCGCCTGAATCCCCGGAAACACTGGGTGAAGTCGTGGAGGAGTTGCGCCGCCACCTGCTCTGGCAGGAGGAGTCGGGCGGCCGTGCCCTGCTCGTGGACGCGGCGAAGCTGGCCGCCGAGCGCTCGGCCTCGCTGCGCTCCATGATGCCGCCCCGGGGGGCCGCGCCCGCGAAGGCGCCACCTCCCGAGCCAGCTCCGGCACCTCCGCCCGCCCCCAGGGCCGAGGTGCCCCGCGCTGCGGCCCCGGAGCGTCCGGCGGCCCCCGCCGCGCCTCCGGCCCGTGCGCCCCTGGCTGCCTCCGGCAATGGCCTGCTCCTCGACGTGCCCCAGAAGGCCCCTCCCTATCCGGGGGTGCTGCCGGGGGTGGTGGACGGTGAGCGCCCGACCCTGGACGAGATCCGCCGCGCGCTGGGCGACTGCCAGCGCTGCAAGCTGTGCACGGGGCGCAAGAACATCGTCTTCGGGGTGGGCAACCCGCGCGCGGACCTCGTCTTCGTGGGGGAGGGACCTGGGGAAAACGAGGATCTCAAGGGGATACCCTTCGTCGGCGCGGCGGGGGATCTGCTGACGAAGATGATCCAGGCCATGGGCTTCAGCCGGGACGAGGTCTACATCTGCAACGTGGTGAAGTGCCGGCCCCCGGGCAACCGCAACCCCGAGCCGGACGAGATCGCCGCCTGCGAGCCGTTCCTGCGCTCGCAGCTCCTGGCGATCCAGCCCAAGGTCATCGTGGCGCTGGGGAAGTTCGCCGCCCAGACGCTGCTCCGGGACTCCACGCCCATCACCCGCCTGCGAGGCCAGTGGCGCGAGTACCAGGGCGTGCAGCTGATGCCCACCTTCCACCCGGCCTACCTGTTGCGCAGCCCCGCCGAGAAGCGCAAGGCGTGGGAG from Stigmatella erecta includes these protein-coding regions:
- a CDS encoding sugar ABC transporter substrate-binding protein — encoded protein: MNRRSTVFQLRSSAVLAALMLAGTGCKSDKKPEGTAGDTAAKPAGAAPTIALLLPESKTMRYESFDRPYFERKVKELCAECRIIYSNADQDAAKQQNQAEAALTNGANVLVLDPVDSLSVGSVVARARQSKIPVISYDRLILNADVDYYISFDNEKIGQLQGQALVDKLKADGKDKGTIVVINGSPTDNNAKLYKNGAHSVIDGSGLVIGAEYDTPDWSPDKAQQQMEQAITKLGKDKIVGVYAANDGMAGGAIAAMKAAGFNPLPPVTGQDSELAAIQRVVAGEQYMTIYKAMKLEAEAAAEVAVALAKGGQPAADKVNGKVNNGQKDVPSILLTAGTVTKDNVKSTVVADGFWKAEQICEGAYKDACAAAQVQ
- a CDS encoding GH92 family glycosyl hydrolase, with amino-acid sequence MIQRHTWKALGLMLLGPLWAQQALALPSDYVNALRGSNSGGGYSRGNTFPATAVPFGFNFWTPMTDANSTSWIYDYTRGSIQAFTISHMPSPWMGDRQTFQVMPQTGAVTVDRAARAAAYSHANEVARAHAYSVKFNNGIQTEIAPTDHAASWRFTFPSSASYLLFDTVNGVGGSLSIDRTNGSISGYTDHATGWGPAPRMYFYAKFSKAIADSANVTGQRAVTSWVRFNTVAGEKVTMSLATSFLSVAQAQSNLAQEIGSKSFDTVKQEAQNAWNAVLGKIEVEGASEDQKTILYSNLYRAFLYPNSAWENVNGTPTYASPYASGHPVKTGKIYVNNGFWDTYRTTWPLYTLLVPTKTGEMLDGFVNGYKDGGWVTRWSAPGYANIMVGTNSDVIFADSYLKGVRNFDVPAAYDSMVRNAATYSSDPARGRKGMHRSIFLGYTPQDVVGESTSWSLEGYLNDFGIAQLAQALGKTEDAQYYLNRSLNYVHLFSPSVGFFRGKNANGSWRTSDADFKANRWGCEYTEGNAWHYAVLAPQDGQGLANLYSGRSGLANKLDALFEAPRDYDVGCYGGVIHEMKEGYDVNMGQYAHSNQPVHHTPYMYNYAGTPWRTQERVRNILNTQYQSGLTNGYGYLGDEDNGEMSAWYLFSAMGFYPVSMGRPEYAVGAPFFTKMTVHLENGADLVINAPGVSDTNRYIQSVTLNGQPYTRNYLPHSALAGGATLNFTMGASATNWGSASGDLPPSITTGSSVPQPLADVAKGGTVTASADNAASGEGAAQGFDDNSQTKWLAFQSTPWIRYQLTGGAKTVKMYTLTSANDFPGRDPKAWTLQASNDGATWVTLDTRTGQDFPWRYQTRGFALSHNTPYSHYRLQINETHGDSITQLAEIELLGK
- a CDS encoding siderophore-interacting protein, which produces MASVKALIGSALGRFMFHDASVVGIRELSPRFRQIDFEGPALRGLSWEAGDKVQVFLPETGMRTYTPLAWDAQKGTTAFLIYLHGDAPGAAWGRALREGTRVQFFGPRRSLSLQEPAAPILLFGDETSIGVAHALKQAQAQKDLTCVFEVTRRAEAAEALSTFGFEGSDVERSAGDAHLAEVHERLKGVLQARKEARLVMTGKAQSIQALRAKLRADGLTPPLQTKAYWSIGKTGLD
- a CDS encoding carboxypeptidase regulatory-like domain-containing protein, translated to MRKWLFIGASSVLAVVCVALLWPSAGPPPPPAVSAPSAPRTLPQFQSVEVSSGESEGLTLTGRVLEPSGRPVAGAEVFLAASAQKTLTSVRCDECGQALLACPAHESSVHALAFFEQQQGFLTPRASVRTDADGKFRFERLAGVSFSVWAKAPGFGAAMRERAAPGEAVELYLPTLRTIQGQVVDDAGRPVPGARVHAVSRRTALPYEAKAAGQGMFTLDGLGEGPFYVLASAPGFLPAVAQQVEAGPQTVRLRLTPARTLEVRVTKDGAPAAAKVRLKGDHLAREARAEGAPARFTGLFPDEVVVTAEAGSLGSAPRIITLGELVTQVTLELEEAGRLLVTVVDEAGEPVPQPEVTLRTNKGEVIRQEKAQTGALVELGPLGVGDYTLVGHAEGFRDVELPARVKAGETSLELEMTRATLISGQVMDEYGRPAPGVSVLVQPTGDAVLADADGHFSAPVPTPGLYELHAHHSEWGGGRLKVTAPASNVRLELEPAAAMEITVSAEGRRVEGADVVLWIESQGIFRSDRPSGPDGVVPMRGLPGGSYWMVASHPDYQPSERQQVKVEDGQTLKLTAELRPGAMLSGDVVDDQGTPVSGATLVVVPRGSEPVASDARGHFEIRALKPDRTYRVEARHPGYDQETPVDGRPGGDAVKVVLKRRPLFRGRVLSEDGSPLKRFRLDEHEVSSPDGRFELALPTAGDRLIVSVEAAGHEPRMVDRPVTPDLGDLVLQKAPTLSGLVRDEGGAPTPDAVVTCDVCDESVLSGPDGRFTLASPPYVAQYSVSARKGRLTATRTVPRQSPEQVELTLRPATRVSGTVFLPNGQVAAGFQLEGVNADRGEPVTIVTGPDGRYSVELSPGSYRFMLGSQREFAGEPALLVRIGGAEQRLDIGPAPGSAPLTVLLQPDRGKALWVVAGEVGSVGSPPTELLRAAYGQMIYQPRTERITLYGLPPGSYTLVWANFHSETPEGPVIRTVRIPSPAEVSLVR
- the coaBC gene encoding bifunctional phosphopantothenoylcysteine decarboxylase/phosphopantothenate--cysteine ligase CoaBC; the protein is MDVSSLQGRRVVVGVGGGIAAYKACELVRELGRAGAQVRVAMTAAAQQFVTPLTFQALSGHPVLTDYFDPSQEGNFGHLDLARWAELFLVVPATADLLAKLRMGMAGDAVTTSLLAFRGPVVVAPAMNVAMWDNRRTQENLAELLSDPRFTSVGPGAGLLACGDVGEGRLAPVPDIVLAAAARFGKGPLAGQKVLLTAGPTREFLDPVRFISNPSTGKMGLALAEAARTMGAQVTVVLGPVGAVDRTGLEVVDVVSAEEMAREVLARVREADWFIASAAVSDWRPETRAPQKVKKGEKPEVLTLVRTPDVLAEASRLVAGGPRRPVLVGFAAETERVLEHAREKLERKGLDAIVANDVTVAGAGFGTETNQVSVLTRAGTRQDLSGTKRDVARSILELLLSLAPAPARHVPPGR